Proteins from a single region of Gossypium arboreum isolate Shixiya-1 chromosome 1, ASM2569848v2, whole genome shotgun sequence:
- the LOC108481460 gene encoding uncharacterized protein LOC108481460, translating into MRLGLDVDIHKLEAEKLRKGKNKAEEDLDSLKTDYKKLRVSIRIASLGKTSDQWRQEIEKEKARADHWEKKFQDSEKEKLQARIAKLEKSLHLHRSRNSVTELKASLSKIEEMKRKIEELETTLQDGKIRVELLEANNEHYKTQLYQYQDQIRNRDYVMGEAVAQVREVADHLQTLAVQADVIRVRIRSRPKLSLAS; encoded by the exons ATGCGGCTAGGATTAGATGTTGACATCCACAAACTAGAGGCTGAGAAGCTAAGGAAAGGGAAGAATAAGGCTGAAGAGGACTTGGATAGTCTGAAGACTGATTATAAGAAGCTGCGTGTGTCAATAAGAATAGCTAGTTTGGGTAAGACATCGGATCAGTGGCGTcaagaaattgaaaaagaaaaggctAGAGCCGATCactgggagaagaagttccaagat AGCGAAAAAGAGAAACTACAAGCTCGGATAGCCAAGCTGGAAAAGTCGCTACATCTGCATCGAAGCCGTAACTCTGTAACTGAGTTAAAGGCCAGCTTGAGCAAGATCGAGGAGATGAAAAGGAAAATAGAGGAACTCGAGACGACACTACAAGATGGAAAAATTCGAGTGGAATTACTTGAGGCAAACAATGAACATTACAAAACACAACTTTACCAATATCAAGATCAAATCAGAAATAGAGATTATGTCATGGGTGAAGCTGTGGCTCAAGTACGGGAGGTAGCCGATCATTTGCAAACCTTGGCAGTTCAGGCTGATGTAATACGAGTCAGAATCAGATCGAGGCCGAaacttagcttggcttcttag